Sequence from the Blastocatellia bacterium genome:
CCGCCATCCTCGATCATATTCAGGTCGAATATTACGGCACGCCGACACCTCTGAATCAGGTGGCCCAAATCCACGCGCCAGAATCCTCACTGCTGACCATTCAACCTTACGACCCCACAGTCCTCCCTGCGATCGAGCGCGCCATTCTCAGTTCCGACCTTGGGTTGACTCCTTCCAATGATGGTCGCATCATTCGCTTGCCGATCCCGGCGCTGACCGAAGAGCGGCGCAAGCAACTGGCTAAAGTGGTCGGCGAAATTGCCGAAGAGCACCGGACGGCGATTCGCAACATCCGCCGC
This genomic interval carries:
- the frr gene encoding ribosome recycling factor: MTKAEVLTDAKKRMDAAIEDVRKKLASLRTGRASPAILDHIQVEYYGTPTPLNQVAQIHAPESSLLTIQPYDPTVLPAIERAILSSDLGLTPSNDGRIIRLPIPALTEERRKQLAKVVGEIAEEHRTAIRNIRRDANDQLKKLLKEKLISEDEERRALDDIQKLTDAHIQKINEVAKAKEQEIMHG